In Brassica oleracea var. oleracea cultivar TO1000 unplaced genomic scaffold, BOL UnpScaffold01318, whole genome shotgun sequence, the following proteins share a genomic window:
- the LOC106321217 gene encoding cystine lyase CORI3-like, whose product MFLKDKTDLAYYKLKSIPSLTCYMKPEACTFFWTELNLSSFVDIEDDEDFCEKLATEENLVLLPGIAFTLKNWVRHSIDMDTPTLEDAFDRLKSFCDRHSISGETPRKAVNGVN is encoded by the exons ATGTTTCTGAAAGATAAAACCGATCTTGCATATTATAAGCTCAAGAGCATACCTTCCCTCACCTGCTACATGAAACCTGAAGCGTGCACCTTCTTCTGG ACCGAGCTGAACTTATCATCCTTTGTGGAtattgaagatgatgaagatttCTGTGAAAAATTAGCTACTGAGGAAAACCTCGTCCTTTTGCCAG GGATTGCTTTTACTCTGAAGAACTGGGTGAGGCATTCTATTGACATGGATACTCCAACTTTGGAGGATGCATTTGATAGATTGAAGAGCTTTTGTGATCGCCACTCCATTTCAGGTGAAACTCCACGCAAAGCTGTCAATGGTGTCAACTAA